CTGCCAGGTATTTGGCAATCTCCTTCCTCTGTTTCAGATCATAGTTACCCAGAATGGCAATCACTTCCATAATGGGGGAGCCCCCTCCGTGGAGGCCGGCGATCTGCCGGTGGGCTCCGAAAGAGGAGCCAATCAGGTCCTGAGTCATTCTAAAGCAACGGTGTTGGTTCTCGGCACTGATCCCCGTTTTCCGCATGATATATTTATTTAGAAGAGGGCCGACTTCTTCTTGGAAGAAATCCTCTTCATAAGGCAGGGTTGCGGGCAGACCCCCAGCCACATCGCACAAAATTTGGTATTCATGATAGAGGCTTTCCCCCGCATGCCGCCTTCCAACGTTGCAAAAGACCACATCGGGAATGTAAGTTCCGGAAGAACTGGGCTTGGACTTCACCGCGGCGGCAATGCCTGCGCCATAAACCAATTCGGCAACACTGATCAGGTCAGCCAGTTTGTGATTGATATGTTGGGCTCCCTCTACCCCATTGTATTCTGCCGCTAAGGCGGTGG
This genomic stretch from Deltaproteobacteria bacterium harbors:
- a CDS encoding 4-hydroxyphenylacetate 3-hydroxylase C-terminal domain-containing protein, with translation MGTQKTGNGQEAIRGAKAHNSIAAYADEILVTPTRLLTKEEADWAVAFAVPGDAPGIRQVVVTSSPRSRKKLKAPVAEFGSCHSLTIFEDTFIPWERVFMCGEWEFGGRAASLFALYHRHSYTGCKPAFTDVIMGTTALAAEYNGVEGAQHINHKLADLISVAELVYGAGIAAAVKSKPSSSGTYIPDVVFCNVGRRHAGESLYHEYQILCDVAGGLPATLPYEEDFFQEEVGPLLNKYIMRKTGISAENQHRCFRMTQDLIGSSFGAHRQIAGLHGGGSPIMEVIAILGNYDLKQRKEIAKYLA